CACGCCGAAGCCGCCGACGGTGGTCGCAGCACTCCCCAGAAGCGCCCCGCCGGTCCCGCGGACGCTGCGGTCGAGCGCCTCGAAGAGGCCGTAATCGCGCTCGCGTTCGAGCAAGAATCGCTCGGTCATGTGGATGTTGTACGCCACACCGAGCCCGATCGTGAGGCTGGTGATCGTCCCGGTCATGACGTTGAAGGGAATCTCCAGGAGGTACATCGTCCCGAGGATCCACGCCACCGAGAGGACGATCGGCACCAGCGTCACGGCCCCGAGGACCGCGCTGCCGTGGGTCCACCGATAGGCGAGCATGAGGAAAGCAAAGACCGCCACGAGGGTGACGAGCATGCTCTCGACAACGGTTCGAAGGAGTTCCTGCTCGACGATCCCGAAGACGATCAGCTGGCTGGTTGCGGTCGCCTCCAGCCCGTCGCCGTCGAGGATCGTAGCGACTGCACGCGTCTCCTCGCTCGCCCGATCGGTGTCGGCGCTGCCCTCGATCGAGATCACGAGCCGGAACGACTCGTACTCGCCGGAATCGGTCCGATAGACGACCTCCTGGGCGGCGTTCTCGTCGGCCGCGAACAGCGCATCGTAGACTTCCTCGATATTTTCGTCGGGCACGCCGTCGCCGGTGGTGTCCGCGGCGGCGAACGTCTCGTTGAACTCCTCGTCCTCCTCGGCGACCGACTCCATGACCGACAGCGGACTCGTGAGATCGGCCTCGCCACTCGAGAGCACTACCGCCGAGTCGCTTTCGGCGGCCCGCGATTCGGCCTCGGCAAGACGGGAGAGCGCGTCATCGCGGGTGATATCGCCTTCGACGAGCACCTCGGTTTGGGTGTCCTCGCGCAGGAAGTTCTCGTTGACGTATTCGAGGTTCGCCTTCGAGTCGTACTGGCCCACGGCCAGCGGCTCGGGCAGGTCCTGCATCCAGTCGGCCGGATCGTCCGCGATGAAATCCTCTTGTGAGAAGGAGGTGTCGATGCCCGCCGCCCCGTAGGCCGCCCCCGCCGTAAGCACGAGCACGAGGACGATCACCGCCCAGGGAGCTCGGCGTGCGGCCCGCCCACCCAGCGCGAGGAAGTCACTCGCCGGACCCCCACCGGTCCCGAAGGCCCGCCGCCGCCTGTCGTAGCCCCGTGATTCGAGGGCGGCGTCGAGTTCGACCTTCGACGCGGGGATCAGCAGGCCGAAAACGAGAAGCGCCGAGACGATGCCGACGGCACTGACGATCCCGAACTCCCGGATCGGGCCAACGGGGCTGACGAGGTTTGAGAGGAAGCCGATCACCGCGGTCGCCGTGACCCAGATCAGCGCCAGTCCGAGCCCCGAGAGGGTGATGGCCATCGCGCGGCGCGAGCCCTCGGCGCTCTCTTCGCGCCGCTCGCGGTGGCGCATGAACACGTGGATGGCGTAGTCGATCGACAGCCCCACGAGCAACACCGGCACGGCGATCATGATCTGATTGAACGCGATCCCGATCCAGCCCATGAAGCCGAACGTCCACAGCAACACGACGAGGATGCCCACGCCACCGAGGACGATGTCGAGGGGATCCCGGTAGGCGATCGCAAGCACGCAGACGACGAACCCCAACGCCAGCGGGAGGACGATACCCAGACTATCCGTCAGCGAGCGCTCGATCTCGTCGGAGATGATACCCGAACCGAAGACGAACGCCGAGTCGAAGCGTTCCTCGACGATCCCGTCCATCGCGAGTTGCGAGTCGATCAACGAGGGTGGTGCTTCGCCCTCGATGGCCGCCCCGTCCCCGGCGGTCTGGGTGACGTAGATCGCGCGGGCGTCGGCGCTCGTCGATCCTGGCTCGTAGTCGGTCGGCAGGAACGCGAAGACCTCCCGGGGGGCGTCCTCCGAGAGTACCGATTCGAGTACCTTGTCGATCTCCGACTGGTTCATCGACTGGAGTTGAGCGATCCGCTCGTCCCGATCGGGGTCGATCTCCGCGATCGCCTCGGAGTCGTCTTCGAGCGCCGCGGCGTCGTCCTCCAGTTCGGCGGCGTCGGTTTCGAGTGCCTCCCCCTCGGCGTCGAGTTCCTCGCTTCGGGACTCGAGTGCCGCGCGGTCGTCCGCAAGGGCGTCACCGCGTTCCCCGAGGCGTTGCTGGCGCTCCTCTAATCGGCTGGCGTCGGTTTCAAAGGCCTCGCCGCGCTCAGCCAGATCGGCGCCCGCCGGGGCGAGCACCTCGCCCTCGATGGCGTCGTAGGCGGCCTCGATCTCCGCGGCGGGTTCGGCGCTTCGGTCCTCGTACTCCGCCTGCGTGATCTCGCCTGCCTGGAATCGTGCGTCGAGTGCGTTCAGTTCGGCCTGTGCGCCGGCCACGTCGTCGATCAGGGGTGCGAAAGCGGCGTACTCCCCGTCGGGAAGGCGCTCTCGGGCCGCGGCGTCGAGGTCCGCGATGCCCGTTTCGTACTCGGTCT
The DNA window shown above is from Halalkalicoccus jeotgali B3 and carries:
- a CDS encoding MMPL family transporter; translation: MRAADRLIDLVTGRSRLVVAVFLVFTLLIGSGVGGLAQSSSLDQFQTDSVEADKQAYIDEHYGAEENTTTAQLIVREENALSKESLIASLELQAAFRENETINGTLADEPFGDLADVVATAAIRGERADELETRSEALDARGEALDERRQRLEAQGEELASEGEALEARGEALEEDAGELEADAAELEERQARLEADRTDLEARGAFMAETLNETGDLRDAYDDSEITETEYETGIADLDAAARERLPDGEYAAFAPLIDDVAGAQAELNALDARFQAGEITQAEYEDRSAEPAAEIEAAYDAIEGEVLAPAGADLAERGEAFETDASRLEERQQRLGERGDALADDRAALESRSEELDAEGEALETDAAELEDDAAALEDDSEAIAEIDPDRDERIAQLQSMNQSEIDKVLESVLSEDAPREVFAFLPTDYEPGSTSADARAIYVTQTAGDGAAIEGEAPPSLIDSQLAMDGIVEERFDSAFVFGSGIISDEIERSLTDSLGIVLPLALGFVVCVLAIAYRDPLDIVLGGVGILVVLLWTFGFMGWIGIAFNQIMIAVPVLLVGLSIDYAIHVFMRHRERREESAEGSRRAMAITLSGLGLALIWVTATAVIGFLSNLVSPVGPIREFGIVSAVGIVSALLVFGLLIPASKVELDAALESRGYDRRRRAFGTGGGPASDFLALGGRAARRAPWAVIVLVLVLTAGAAYGAAGIDTSFSQEDFIADDPADWMQDLPEPLAVGQYDSKANLEYVNENFLREDTQTEVLVEGDITRDDALSRLAEAESRAAESDSAVVLSSGEADLTSPLSVMESVAEEDEEFNETFAAADTTGDGVPDENIEEVYDALFAADENAAQEVVYRTDSGEYESFRLVISIEGSADTDRASEETRAVATILDGDGLEATATSQLIVFGIVEQELLRTVVESMLVTLVAVFAFLMLAYRWTHGSAVLGAVTLVPIVLSVAWILGTMYLLEIPFNVMTGTITSLTIGLGVAYNIHMTERFLLERERDYGLFEALDRSVRGTGGALLGSAATTVGGFGVLVFAILPPLQQFGLITGLTIVYAFLASVFVLPSLLAVWARYLGPDRGHSTGTETATPAGTSD